The Nitrosomonas sp. sh817 genome includes a window with the following:
- the dapB gene encoding 4-hydroxy-tetrahydrodipicolinate reductase — MITQKIAIAGCSGRMGRILLEAVAQAPDLQLAAALERTGSPYLNKDAGELIGAGCGISITSDYATALKNCDQLIDFTRPEGTLAHLAVCREAGVKMIIGTTGFSASEKAQLKAASQDIAIVFAPNMSVGVNVTFKLLEIAAKVLNEGYDIEIIEAHHRHKVDAPSGTALRMGEVIAETLEKDLNKVAIYGREGTTGERNPETIGFSTIRGGDIVGDHTALFAGIGERIEISHKASSRMTFAMGALRAVRFLADKPNGLFDMQDVLKLR, encoded by the coding sequence ATGATAACTCAGAAGATTGCGATCGCAGGATGCTCCGGCCGCATGGGACGGATATTGCTGGAAGCAGTCGCGCAAGCGCCGGATCTGCAACTTGCCGCAGCGCTTGAAAGAACCGGCAGCCCTTATCTGAACAAGGATGCGGGAGAATTAATCGGAGCCGGTTGCGGTATCTCAATCACCAGTGATTATGCAACTGCTTTGAAAAATTGCGATCAATTGATCGATTTCACCCGCCCCGAAGGCACATTGGCGCACCTTGCCGTTTGCCGGGAAGCAGGTGTCAAAATGATCATCGGTACGACCGGCTTCTCCGCGTCAGAGAAAGCGCAACTCAAAGCAGCCTCACAAGACATTGCGATTGTGTTCGCACCCAATATGAGCGTTGGCGTGAATGTCACTTTCAAACTATTGGAGATTGCCGCAAAAGTACTCAACGAAGGATACGATATCGAAATTATCGAGGCACATCACCGTCACAAGGTGGATGCGCCGTCCGGCACCGCGCTACGCATGGGCGAAGTGATCGCGGAAACATTAGAGAAGGATTTGAACAAGGTGGCGATATACGGACGCGAAGGAACAACTGGCGAAAGAAACCCGGAAACCATCGGATTTTCCACTATCCGTGGCGGCGATATCGTCGGAGATCATACCGCGTTGTTTGCCGGAATCGGCGAACGCATTGAAATATCACATAAAGCCAGCAGCCGCATGACGTTTGCAATGGGCGCATTACGCGCAGTCCGCTTTCTCGCCGATAAGCCCAATGGCCTCTTCGATATGCAGGATGTGCTGAAATTACGCTAA
- a CDS encoding symmetrical bis(5'-nucleosyl)-tetraphosphatase: protein MAIYAIGDLQGCFTAFQRLIALIRFDPTQDKLWLAGDLVNRGPDSLAILRYVKQAGDAVQIVLGNHDLHLLMVAAGIGRNHPSDTLQPILNAPDREELLHWLRQQKLFHSEGPYAMVHAGLLPSWSIAQAVQLSAEVENALRQDGYPEIFSGIYGNEPDYWFDDWSGFIRLRVIVNAMTRMRICTADGKMNLYFKGALSTIPSDYLPWFRVPHRASEQHTIVCGHWSALGLHLSDHVIALDSGCVWGGQLTAIRLEDRKIFQIPCE from the coding sequence ATGGCCATTTATGCGATCGGTGATTTGCAAGGCTGTTTCACAGCATTCCAACGCCTCATCGCGTTAATCCGCTTCGACCCCACCCAAGATAAATTATGGCTGGCAGGGGATCTTGTCAACCGCGGTCCGGATTCATTAGCGATCTTGCGCTATGTCAAGCAAGCCGGCGATGCGGTGCAAATCGTACTGGGGAATCATGATCTGCATTTATTGATGGTTGCGGCGGGTATCGGAAGAAATCATCCGAGTGATACCTTGCAGCCGATCCTCAACGCGCCTGACCGGGAGGAATTGTTGCATTGGCTGCGTCAGCAGAAATTATTTCACAGCGAAGGCCCCTATGCGATGGTACATGCCGGCTTGCTGCCCTCTTGGTCCATCGCTCAAGCCGTGCAACTGTCAGCCGAAGTGGAGAACGCTTTACGTCAGGACGGCTATCCCGAAATTTTTTCAGGCATCTATGGCAATGAACCCGATTACTGGTTTGACGACTGGAGCGGCTTCATCCGTTTACGCGTCATCGTCAATGCCATGACGCGAATGCGGATTTGCACTGCCGATGGCAAAATGAACCTTTACTTTAAAGGTGCTTTATCAACCATTCCATCCGATTATTTACCGTGGTTTCGCGTGCCGCACCGCGCCAGTGAACAGCATACCATCGTGTGCGGGCATTGGTCGGCATTAGGGTTACATCTGAGCGATCATGTGATTGCCTTGGATAGCGGTTGTGTCTGGGGCGGGCAATTAACCGCTATTCGCTTGGAAGACCGGAAGATTTTTCAGATTCCTTGCGAATAG
- a CDS encoding outer membrane protein assembly factor BamE, translating into MVAKFTVLLTFLLLANCSYLPHVIYRIDVQQGNVVTDEMLEKLKPGMTKSQVLFVLGSPLIIDAFRDNRWDYVYLFRKKGDLVEQKRLTLFFDNDILINIEDYMNFSKEETAKQKPAQTPPEKEENAPENGGQK; encoded by the coding sequence ATGGTTGCGAAATTTACCGTTCTGCTTACTTTCTTGCTGCTGGCAAACTGCTCATACCTGCCGCATGTCATTTATCGGATCGATGTGCAGCAAGGAAACGTCGTTACCGATGAAATGCTGGAAAAATTAAAGCCCGGCATGACCAAATCGCAGGTGTTATTCGTATTGGGATCGCCGCTGATCATTGACGCTTTTCGCGACAACCGCTGGGATTATGTCTATTTGTTCCGGAAAAAAGGTGATCTGGTTGAACAAAAACGGCTCACGCTTTTCTTCGACAATGATATTTTGATCAATATCGAAGACTATATGAATTTCTCGAAAGAGGAGACCGCAAAACAAAAACCGGCTCAAACGCCCCCTGAAAAAGAAGAAAACGCTCCAGAGAACGGTGGTCAAAAATAA